The genomic interval TGCTATGGTATTATCTGTTCTTTCGTTCTTAAGAAACAAAGACGAAATCGTTGTTTTTAATCGATCCATAGATGATAGAACCGTTGTAAAATCATTAGCCATTACGATTATTAGTCTTTCTGTCATTTTTATAGCCATTTTTATTTTGGATGTAACCGAGAAGAATGCAAGGTTCCTCGCAATCGTGTTTGAAGTAGTATCTGCTTTTGGAACCTCAGGCTTATCGATGGGATTAACCTTTACATTAACGTCGATTGGGAAAATGGTGATTGTTTTTGTCATGTTCGTCGGAAAAATAGGACCGTTAACCTTAGCCTTTTCTTTAGCAAAACCAAATCAATCAAAGATTCGTTATCCGAAAGAAGATATTTTAACAGGGTGAGGAGAGTTCATATCTATGGAAAGAGAACTCTCCTACTCATTAAAGCTTCTCTTTTTCATAAATAAGAATGGCTTCTTCCAAAAAATCGATAATTTCTTTTCTTATAGGATAGAGATTTAGATTGGATGAAGCCTTTTCTGATTTACGAACTTCCCAAAATTTAGCTTCCAATTCCTTTTCTCCATTAAATGTTTCTGCAGATAGTAAGAGAATCTCTTCTGCAATCATTTGTGCATCTTTTGAATGGGGTGCTCTTTGTTCTTCTAGGCATCGTTCAATTCGTTTAATGAGATGAATCCATTTCGTTAATTCTCTAGGATCATTTTCTAATTTTGGTAGCTTTTCTTTTAGGATCTTCTGTTCCTCCTTATTAAAAATGGACTTGATTATTTTATCTTTCTTTTTTAATGCTGGCTGTTCTTCTGCAAATAAAGGAATCAACTCTTTCCATTGTAGCTCCTCTTCTAGTTTAAGAATATTAAGTAGTGTGTTCGTATAATTAATGGATTGTTGAAGCTGTTGGATGTGATCTTCTAATTGTTCTTTATGAATGGTGAGTGTTTC from Niallia sp. FSL W8-0635 carries:
- a CDS encoding MerR family transcriptional regulator, whose protein sequence is MNFYSTGEVSKKLTISLRTLRYYDEIGLVVPSKKEDNGKRLYNDEDIFLLEKIILLKSASISLNDIKQIINHITIFETLTIHKEQLEDHIQQLQQSINYTNTLLNILKLEEELQWKELIPLFAEEQPALKKKDKIIKSIFNKEEQKILKEKLPKLENDPRELTKWIHLIKRIERCLEEQRAPHSKDAQMIAEEILLLSAETFNGEKELEAKFWEVRKSEKASSNLNLYPIRKEIIDFLEEAILIYEKEKL